A window from Mus caroli chromosome 2, CAROLI_EIJ_v1.1, whole genome shotgun sequence encodes these proteins:
- the Crb2 gene encoding protein crumbs homolog 2, which produces MELRPPKGLVFVRSGLVPSETPSVCASDPCAPGTKCQATESGGYTCEPSELGGCATQPCHHGALCVPQGPDPNSFRCYCVPGFQGPHCELDIDECASRPCQHGGTCRNLADHYECHCPLGYAGVTCEAEVDECSSAPCLHGGSCLDGVGSYRCVCAPGYAGANCQLDVDECQSQPCAHGGVCHDLVNGFRCDCADTGYEGARCEQEVLECASAPCAHNASCLDGFRSFRCLCWPGFSGERCEVDEDECASDPCQNGGRCLQRSDPTLYGGVQAIFPGAFSFSHASGFFCSCPLGFAGNDCSVDVDECASGPCLNGGSCQDLPNGFQCYCQDGYTGLTCQEDMDECQSEPCLHGGTCSDTVAGYICQCPEAWGGHDCSVQLTGCQGHTCPLAATCIPTFKSGLHGYFCRCPPGTYGPFCGQNTTFSVVSGSFVWGLVPAGASLGLALRFRTTLLAGTLATLKDTRDNLELVLAGAMLQATLSRHGTAVLILTLPDLALNDGHWHQVEVAFHLGNLELRLWHEGCPGQLCVASGPVATGPTASVASGPPGPYSIYLGGGVFAGCFQDVRVEGHLLLPEELKGTVLLGCERREPCQSLPCAHGGACVDLWTHFRCDCPRPYGGATCTDEVPAATFGLGGATSSASFLLHQLDPNLTVSFFLRTREPAGLLLQFANDSVASLTVFLSEGQIRAEGLGHPAVVLPGRWDDGLPHLVMLSFGPDQLQDLGHRLYVGGRFYPDDTQLWGGPFRGCLQDLRLNSIHLPFFSSPMENSSWSSELEAGQSSNLTQGCVSEDTCNPNPCFNGGTCHVTWNDFYCTCPDNFTGPTCAQQRWCPRQPCLPPATCEEIPDGFVCVAEATFREGPPAVFTGHNVSSSLSGLTLAFRTRDPEAGLLRAVSAAGAHSSIRLAVRNGSLAGDVAGSVLPVPGPRVADGAWHRVRLAREFPQAAASRWLLWLDGAATPVALHGLGGDLGFLQGPGAVPLLLAENFTGCLGRVALGDFPLPLAPPRSGTVSGAREHFVAWPGSPAVSLGCRGGPVCSPSPCLHGGACRDLFDVFACSCGPAWEGPRCEVRADPCRSTPCVRGQCHARPDGRFECRCPPGFSGPRCRLPVLPQGCSLNSTCKDGAPCGGPLGTNCSCQEGLAGLRCQSLDKPCEASPCLNGGTCRVASGIFECTCSAGFSGQFCEVVKTLPLPLPFPLLEVAVPAACACLLLLLLGFLSGILAARKRRQSEGTYSPSQQEVAGARLEMDSVLKVPPEERLI; this is translated from the exons GGCTGGTTCCTTCAGAGACTCCAAGTGTCTGTGCCTCAGACCCATGTGCTCCAGGGACCAAGTGCCAGGCTACAGAAAGTGGTGGCTATACCTGTGAGCCCTCAGAGCTTGGAGGCTGTGCTACTCAGCCATGCCACCACGGGGCACTGTGTGTGCCCCAGGGCCCAGATCCTAACAGCTTCCGTTGCTACTGTGTGCCTGGATTCCAGGGACCCCACTGCGAACTGGACATTGATGAGTGTGCATCCCGGCCTTGCCAGCATGGGGGCACCTGCCGAAATCTGGCGGATCACTACGAGTGCCACTGTCCCCTGGGATATGCAG GCGTGACCTGTGAGGCCGAGGTGGACGAGTGCTCGTCAGCGCCCTGCCTGCACGGAGGCTCGTGCCTGGACGGTGTGGGTTCCTACCGCTGCGTGTGCGCGCCGGGATACGCCGGCGCGAACTGTCAGCTGGACGTGGACGAGTGCCAGAGCCAGCCGTGCGCGCACGGTGGCGTGTGTCACGACCTGGTCAACGG TTTCCGGTGCGACTGCGCGGACACGGGTTACGAAGGCGCACGCTGCGAGCAGGAGGTGCTGGAGTGCGCCTCTGCGCCCTGCGCGCACAACGCATCCTGCCTCGACGGCTTCCGGAGCTTCCGCTGCCTCTGCTGGCCAG GCTTCAGTGGAGAGCGGTGCGAAGTGGATGAGGATGAATGTGCATCGGACCCTTGTCAAAATGGGGGCCGGTGCTTGCAGCGCTCTGACCCGACCTTGTACGGGGGTGTTCAGGCCATCTTCCCGGGAGCCTTCAGCTTCAGCCACGCCTCTGGCTTCTTTTGCAGCTGTCCTCTGGGCTTTGCTG ggAATGACTGCAGCGTGGACGTGGATGAGTGTGCCTCAGGGCCGTGCCTCAACGGAGGTAGCTGCCAGGACCTGCCCAATGGTTTCCAGTGCTACTGCCAGGATGGATACACAG GCCTGACATGTCAGGAAGATATGGATGAATGCCAGTCAGAACCATGCCTGCATGGTGGAACCTGCAGCGACACTGTAGCAGGCTACATCTGCCAGTGCCCTGAGGCCTGGGGTGGACATGACTGTTCTGTGCAGCTCACAGGCTGCCAGGGCCATACCTGCCCACTGGCTGCCACCTGCATCCCCACCTTCAAGTCTGGCCTCCACGGTTACTTCTGCCGCTGCCCACCGGGGACCTATGGGCCTTTCTGTGGCCAGAATACAACCTTCTCGGTTGTGTCTGGGAGTTTTGTGTGGGGATTGGTGCCAGCTGGTGCCTCCCTGGGTCTGGCACTGAGATTTCGTACCACCCTGCTTGCCGGAACCCTGGCTACTCTCAAGGACACTCGGGACAACTTGGAGCTGGTTCTGGCGGGGGCCATGCTCCAAGCCACACTCTCGAGACATGGCACTGCGGTGCTCATCCTTACACTGCCTGACCTAGCCTTAAATGATGGACATTGGCACCAGGTGGAAGTGGCGTTCCACCTGGGAAACCTGGAGCTGCGGCTGTGGCACGAGGGCTGCCCTGGCCAGCTCTGTGTGGCCTCTGGTCCGGTGGCTACAGGCCCTACAGCCTCGGTGGCCTCTGGGCCTCCGGGACCCTACTCCATCTATCTGGGCGGCGGGGTCTTTGCCGGCTGCTTCCAGGATGTGCGTGTGGAAGGGCaccttctgctgcctgaggagCTCAAGGGAACTGTGCTTCTGGGTTGTGAGCGCAGGGAACCTTGCCAGTCTCTGCCCTGTGCCCATGGAGGGGCCTGCGTGGACCTGTGGACTCACTTCCGCTGCGACTGCCCGAGACCTTACGGTGGAGCCACATGCACTGATG AGGTTCCTGCTGCCACTTTTGGCTTGGGTGGAGCCACGAGCTCAGCCTCTTTCCTGCTCCACCAGCTAGACCCAAACCTCACCGTGTCCTTTTTCCTCCGCACCCGCGAGCCTGCCGGCCTGTTGCTCCAGTTTGCCAATGATTCAGTTGCGAGCCTGACTGTGTTCCTGAGTGAGGGCCAGATCCGGGCTGAGGGGCTGGGCCACCCTGCTGTGGTCCTCCCTGGGCGCTGGGATGATGGACTCCCCCACTTGGTGATGCTCAGCTTTGGGCCTGACCAGCTGCAGGACCTGGGCCACCGGCTGTATGTGGGCGGGAGGTTCTACCCTGATGACACCCAGCTCTGGGGTGGGCCCTTCCGAGGCTGTCTCCAGGACCTACGACTCAATAGCATccacctccccttcttctcttccccgaTGGAGAACTCAAGTTGGTCCAGTGAACTGGAAGCTGGTCAGTCCTCCAACCTCACCCAGGGCTGTGTCTCTGAGGACACATGCAAT CCCAATCCCTGTTTCAATGGTGGCACGTGCCACGTCACCTGGAATGACTTCTACTGCACCTGCCCCGACAACTTCACGGGGCCCACCTGTGCCCAGCAGCGATGGTGCCCCAGGCAGCCATGCCTGCCTCCTGCGACCTGTGAGGAGATTCCAGATGGctttgtgt GTGTGGCCGAGGCCACGTTCCGCGAGGGCCCTCCTGCTGTGTTCACAGGCCACAACGTATCCTCCTCGCTTAGCGGGCTCACCCTGGCCTTCCGCACGCGCGACCCCGAGGCTGGGCTACTGCGCGCCGTCTCCGCCGCAGGTGCCCACTCCAGTATCCGGCTGGCGGTGCGCAACGGCTCGCTGGCAGGAGATGTGGCGGGTTCGGTGCTGCCCGTGCCCGGGCCGCGCGTGGCCGACGGCGCCTGGCATCGCGTGCGCCTAGCCCGGGAGTTCCCACAGGCCGCTGCCTCGCGCTGGCTTCTGTGGCTGGACGGCGCGGCGACACCCGTGGCCTTGCACGGCTTGGGCGGCGATCTGGGCTTCCTGCAGGGTCCGGGTGCAGTGCCTCTGCTACTGGCTGAGAACTTCACGGGATGCTTGGGCCGCGTGGCACTCGGCGACTTCCCGTTACCCTTGGCGCCACCGCGATCTGGCACGGTGTCTGGGGCGCGCGAGCACTTCGTGGCCTGGCCCGGGTCTCCGGCCGTGAGTCTCGGCTGCCGTGGCGGACCCGTATGCTCACCCTCGCCCTGCCTGCACGGTGGCGCCTGCCGCGACCTCTTCGATGTCTTTGCTTGTTCCTGCGGCCCCGCCTGGGAAGGACCCCGCTGCGAGGTCCGCGCTGACCCATGTCGCTCCACTCCCTGTGTCCGGGGCCAATGCCATGCGCGCCCCGACGGCCGCTTCGAGTGTCGCTGCCCTCCAGGCTTCTCTGGTCCGCGCTGCAG GTTGCCTGTCCTGCCTCAGGGATGCAGCCTCAACTCCACATGCAAGGATGGCGCCCCTTGTGGTGGCCCCTTAGGCACCAACTGCAGTTGCCAGGAAGGCCTTGCTGGCCTCAG ATGTCAGAGTCTCGACAAACCCTGTGAAGCCAGCCCTTGCTTGAATGGGGGCACCTGCCGGGTGGCCAGTGGCATATTTGAATGTACTTGCAGTGCAGGATTCTCTGGCCAGTTCTGTGAAGTGGTG aaaaccctgcctctgcctctgccgttCCCACTGCTGGAGGTAGCAGTGCCTGCAGCCtgtgcctgcctcctccttctcctcctgggcTTCCTCTCAGGAATCCTGGCTGCCAGAAAGCGCCGCCAGTCTGAGGGCACTTACAGCCCAAGTCAGCAGGAGGTGGCTGGGGCTCGTCTGGAGATGGACAGTGTCCTCAAGGTGCCACCAGAGGAGAGACTTATCTAG